From one Raphanus sativus cultivar WK10039 unplaced genomic scaffold, ASM80110v3 Scaffold2665, whole genome shotgun sequence genomic stretch:
- the LOC130494776 gene encoding uncharacterized protein LOC130494776: protein MAARSGSRCNFWLPKKKRSCANTRIESSLFCGNHSQRLDGQWLPCPIDPSHSVLQENLESHVKRCPLLKQNVALSGQVFYQKGINAGGNEEEIGSCYSVFTSEMKRNLVYSMSVSKFHQLVKKIEAVHGSICNDIEDSHLSPEACSIWFNKEIDRKLPFQEKHVLQQGSILGNLEKIGALKRCNTNVECSEKDDDDVPPAVVEFGAGRGYLTQMLADCYGVKKVYLVERKSYKLKADRSLRQKENLVLERMRIDIEDLNINAVESLQGVPYVAVGKHLCGPATDLSLRCCLSRQDGESPVLRGLAIATCCHHLCQWKSYINKEYIISLGISKDDFHALTWFTSWAVDDDHGSKVPAVEDIDIIASNAKEEEKGEEVEDDSLSSVEDVVKKMKPMERAALGFKCKQIIDAGRMKWVKKHGLDSKLVKYIPASISPENTLLIAGNPSPSLA from the exons ATGGCGGCGAGAAGTGGCAGTCGATGCAATTTCTGGCTTCCAAAGAAGAAAAGATCATGCGCCAACACTCGAATCGAGAGCTCCCT GTTTTGTGGGAACCATAGCCAGAGATTAGATGGTCAATGGCTTCCATGCCCTATTGATCCTTCTCA CTCTGTGTTGCAGGAGAATCTCGAAAGTCATGTAAAGAGATGTCCTTTGTTGAAACAGAACGTTGCATTGTCTGGTCAAGTTTTTTATCAAAAGGGTATTAATGCTGGTGGAAACGAAGAAGAGATTGGTTCTTGTTACTCTGTTTTTACTTCAGAGATGAAGAGGAATCTGGTTTATAGCATGAGTGTTTCTAAGTTTCATCAGCTTGTCAAGAAGATTGAAGCGGTTCATGGAAGTATATGTAATGATATCGAAGATTCGCATTTGTCACCTGAAGCTTGTAGCATATGGTTTAACAAGGAGATAGATAG GAAGTTACCGTTTCAAGAGAAACATGTTTTGCAACAAGGTTCTATTCTTGGTAACTTGGAAAAGATTGGGGCATTGAAGAGGTGTAACACAAATGTTGAATGTTCcgagaaagatgatgatgatgtgcCTCCTGCTGTTGTTGAGTTTGGAGCTGGGAGAGGATACTTAACGCAGATGCTAGCTGATTGCTATGGCGTCAAGAAAGTGTATTTAGTCGAGAGGAAATCTTATAAGCTTAAG GCTGATAGGTCATTGAGGCAAAAGGAGAACTTGGTATTAGAGCGTATGAGAATCGACA TTGAAGATTTGAACATTAATGCGGTCGAATCATTACAAGGTGTTCCTTATGTGGCTGTTGGGAAACATCTCTGTGGTCCTGCAACAG ATTTAAGCTTAAGATGTTGTCTATCTAGACAAGATGGTGAAAGCCCTGTTCTAAGAGGTCTCGCTATCGCTACTTGTTGTCATCATCTTTGCCAATGGAAAAGCTACATAA ATAAAGAATATATCATTAGCCTGGGGATTTCAAAAGACGACTTCCATGCCTTGACTTGGTTCACTAGCTGGGCTGTAGATGATGATCATGGTTCCAAAGTTCCTGCTGTTGAAGACATTGACATAATTGCTTCAAA TGCAAAGGAGGAGgaaaaaggagaagaagtggAAGATGATTCTTTGAGCAGCGTTGAGGATGTTGTGAAGAAAATGAAGCCCATGGAGAGAGCTGCTTTAGGGTTTAAGTGCAAGCAGATTATTGATGCAGGGAGGATGAAGTGGGTTAAGAAACATGGGTTAGATTCCAAGCTTGTCAAATATATTCCGGCAAGCATCTCGCCGGAGAATACTTTACTGATCGCCGGAAACCCCAGTCCTTCTCTGGCTTGA